ACACAAAACTGGGAGGTTGAAAAACCGTGTCATTCGAATTTAAAATGCCGGATATCGGTGAAGGAATCCATGAAGGCGAGATCGTAAAATGGTTTGTTAAGCCAGGTGACGAAATTGAAGAGGACGACGTGCTAGCTGAAGTGCAAAACGATAAAGCAGTCGTTGAAATTCCTTCTCCTGTAAAAGGAAAAGTATTAGAACTTAAAGTTGATGAGGGAACAGTTGCAACAGTTGGACAAACTCTAATCACTTTTGACGCTCCAGGCTACGAGAACCTTAAATTCAAGGGTGACGATCATGGAAGCGATGAGAAAAAAGAAGAAAAAACTGAGGCTCAGGTTCAATCAACAGGCGAAGCGGGTCAAGATGTGAAAAAAGAAGAAGCTCCAAAGCAAGAACCTGCTGCTGAAACAGGTGCAGGAAGCCAGGATCAGGTTGAAGCTGACCCTAATAAACGCATTGTAGCTATGCCATCTGTGCGTAAATATGCACGCGAGCAAGGTATTGATATCCGTCAAGTAAACGGATCCGGCAAAAACGGACGCGTATCTAAAGAAGATATCGATGCATTCGGCAAAGGCGGAGCTGCGCAACCAACAGAAGCTTCAGCAGCAGAAGAAAGCAAACAAGAATCTAAACAAGATTCAAAACCGGCTGCACAAGCAATTCCGGAAGGCGAGCTTCCTGAAACACGTGAAAAAATGTCCGGCATGAGAAGAGCGATTGCTAAAGCAATGGTAAACTCCAAGCATACGGCTCCTCACGTTACGCTTATGGATGAAATTGATGTTACTGAGCTTGTTGCACACCGTAAAAAATTCAAAGGTGTTGCGGCAGACCAGGGTATTAAGTTAACATATTTACCGTACGTTGTGAAAGCTCTTACTTCTGCGCTGAAAAAGTTCCCAGTGCTTAATACATCTCTTGATGACAGCACAGACGAAATTGTTCAAAAGCACTACTACAACATCGGTATCGCTGCAGATACTGAAAAAGGTCTTCTAGTACCTGTTGTTAAGAACGCTGACCGCAAATCTGTATTCGAAATCTCTGATGAGATCAATCAGCTTGCAGTTAAAGCGCGTGATGGTAAACTTTCCGGTGCCGAAATGAAAGGTGCATCCTGCACAATCTCTAACATCGGTTCTGCCGGCGGACAATGGTTTACTCCAGTAATCAACCATCCTGAGGTAGCAATCCTTGGAATTGGCCGTATTGCTGAAAAGGCTGTTGTACGCGATGGTGAAATTGTTGTAGCTCCAGTTCTTGCTCTTTCCTTGAGCTTCGACCATCGTATGATTGATGGTGCTACTGCACAAAATGCAATGAACCACATCAAGCGTTTACTTAACGACCCACAACTTATTTTAATGGAGGCGTAATCAATGGTAGTAGGAGATTTCCCTATTGAGACAGACACTCTTGTCATTGGTGCGGGACCTGGCGGCTATGTAGCCGCCATCCGCGCTGCACAGCTAGGACAAAAAGTAACAATTGTTGAAAAAGGAACTCTAGGCGGAGTTTGCCTAAACGTTGGATGTATTCCTTCCAAAGCATTAATTTCAGCTGGTCACCGCTTCGAAAATGCTAAGCATTCCGAAGATATGGGAATCACGGCTGAAAACGTAAAAGTTGATTTTACAAAGGTTCAGGAATGGAAAGGCAGTGTTGTCAACAAGCTTACGAGCGGTGTTGAAGGCCTTCTAAAAGGAAACAAAGTAGAAATCGTCCGCGGAGAAGCATACTTCGTAGATGGCGAATCCATTAAAGTAATGGATGAAAATTCTTCTCAAACTTATAAATTTAAAAATGCAATCATTGCGACGGGTTCCCGTCCGATCGAACTACCAGCATTCAAATACTCTGACCGTGTCATCCATTCTACCGGCGCTCTTGCTCTTAAAGATGTTCCGAAGAAATTGGTTGTAATCGGCGGAGGCTACATCGGAACTGAGCTTGGAACGGCGTATGCTAACTTCGGTACTGAAGTTACGATTATTGAAGCTTTGGATGATATTTTAATGGGCTTCGAGAAACAAATGAGCTCACTAGTTAAACGCAACCTGAAGAAAAAAGGGAACGTTGACATCCATACGAAAGCAATGGCTAAATCTGTTGAAGAAACAGAAAATGGCGTGAAAGTAACATTTGAAGTGAAAGGCGAAGAACAAACAGTTGAAGCGGATTACGTACTGGTAACAGTAGGACGCCGTCCAAACACTGATGAACTTGGTCTTGAGCAAGTAGGCGTTGAAATGAGCGACCGCGGCGTTATCAAAATTGATAAACAGTGCCGCACAAGCGTTTCCAACATTTTCGCAATTGGTGATATTGTTGAAGGACCGCCTCTTGCGCACAAAGCTTCTTATGAAGGTAAAATTGCTGCAGAAGTAATCGCTGGCGAAACGTCTGAGATCGACTATCTTGGAATTCCAGCAGTTGTATTCTCAGAGCCTGAACTTGCTACTGTAGGATATACAGAAGCTCAAGCGAAGGAAGAGGGTCTTGAAGTAACAGCTGCCAAATTCCCATTCGCTGCTAATGGACGTGCTCTGTCTCTTAATGAAACAGACGGTTTCATGAAGCTAATCACAACGAAAGAAGACGGAATCGTTATCGGAGCTCAAATCGCTGGTGCGAACGCTTCTGACATGATTTCTGAACTTGGACTTGCAATCGAATCCGGAATGACCGCGGAAGATATCGCAATGACGATCCATGCTCACCCAACATTGGGAGAGATTACGATGGAAGCTGCTGAGGTCGCTCTTGGCAGCCCAATTCATATCATTAAATAAATTGCATCAAAAAGACCTCTGCGAAAGCGGAGGTCTTTTTAATGCTTCAAAACTTTTCGAAGCGGGTTTAATATTTCTTCTTTAGTTTGGACCATTCCTTCAATGTGAATCACGACTTTTTTATTGTCCATAACAAGCAGGGAAGGATATTTACGGACGCCAAAAGGATTGTTTTGTTCCTCCTGATACACCTTGAAATTTTTGGAATCAACCGGGTATTTTTCTTTAATTGCCAGCAGCGCATCATAATACTGTTTTTCATCCTCAATTTTGTCCCCGTCTGAAAAAAAGACAATCACTTTATCTTTTGTTTGGATGGAAGTGCCTGAGGTCTGGGACATTAATCCCGGGAACGTGCAGGAAGAGAGAAACAAAACAGGCCCAATCATCACTGCTAAAAACATTCGATCGAACTTATTCATTTTATCTGCAAACACGATTTATCCCTCCCCAGTCCTATTTCC
The Metabacillus sp. FJAT-52054 genome window above contains:
- a CDS encoding dihydrolipoamide acetyltransferase family protein produces the protein MSFEFKMPDIGEGIHEGEIVKWFVKPGDEIEEDDVLAEVQNDKAVVEIPSPVKGKVLELKVDEGTVATVGQTLITFDAPGYENLKFKGDDHGSDEKKEEKTEAQVQSTGEAGQDVKKEEAPKQEPAAETGAGSQDQVEADPNKRIVAMPSVRKYAREQGIDIRQVNGSGKNGRVSKEDIDAFGKGGAAQPTEASAAEESKQESKQDSKPAAQAIPEGELPETREKMSGMRRAIAKAMVNSKHTAPHVTLMDEIDVTELVAHRKKFKGVAADQGIKLTYLPYVVKALTSALKKFPVLNTSLDDSTDEIVQKHYYNIGIAADTEKGLLVPVVKNADRKSVFEISDEINQLAVKARDGKLSGAEMKGASCTISNIGSAGGQWFTPVINHPEVAILGIGRIAEKAVVRDGEIVVAPVLALSLSFDHRMIDGATAQNAMNHIKRLLNDPQLILMEA
- the lpdA gene encoding dihydrolipoyl dehydrogenase, which encodes MVVGDFPIETDTLVIGAGPGGYVAAIRAAQLGQKVTIVEKGTLGGVCLNVGCIPSKALISAGHRFENAKHSEDMGITAENVKVDFTKVQEWKGSVVNKLTSGVEGLLKGNKVEIVRGEAYFVDGESIKVMDENSSQTYKFKNAIIATGSRPIELPAFKYSDRVIHSTGALALKDVPKKLVVIGGGYIGTELGTAYANFGTEVTIIEALDDILMGFEKQMSSLVKRNLKKKGNVDIHTKAMAKSVEETENGVKVTFEVKGEEQTVEADYVLVTVGRRPNTDELGLEQVGVEMSDRGVIKIDKQCRTSVSNIFAIGDIVEGPPLAHKASYEGKIAAEVIAGETSEIDYLGIPAVVFSEPELATVGYTEAQAKEEGLEVTAAKFPFAANGRALSLNETDGFMKLITTKEDGIVIGAQIAGANASDMISELGLAIESGMTAEDIAMTIHAHPTLGEITMEAAEVALGSPIHIIK